One genomic segment of Vibrio penaeicida includes these proteins:
- a CDS encoding DMT family transporter: MPSIRTQLYILFAMTAFAGNSVLCRLALADGKIDPGTFTSIRLISGAITLFVLVMLSNKTRRSSLLSNEFSIKGSLLLFGYAITFSYAYIDLSTGSGALILFGLVQLTIIFTSLVQGIKMRFLALVGMIVSFAGLIILLLPSATQPDFTSASLMAISGICWGWYTLHGKSSQTPLISTQLNFIGASIPIFLVLPWIIDWSGTTQEGVVYAVLSGSVASGVGYAIWYLAVKELSGLQAGVVQLSVPVIAAFGGLVFVGEAITFWFAVSSVLVLGGIGLTLFSRD, from the coding sequence ATGCCTTCAATACGAACCCAACTTTATATACTTTTTGCTATGACCGCCTTTGCGGGCAATTCGGTGCTCTGTAGGCTTGCACTAGCAGATGGAAAGATTGACCCAGGCACTTTTACTTCTATACGGCTCATTTCTGGTGCAATTACACTGTTTGTATTGGTTATGCTGAGCAACAAAACCAGACGTTCTTCATTACTTTCAAACGAATTCAGTATCAAAGGTAGCCTTCTTCTTTTCGGTTATGCCATTACTTTTTCATACGCCTATATTGACCTTTCAACCGGAAGTGGTGCGCTTATATTGTTTGGGTTAGTTCAACTTACCATTATCTTTACGTCACTCGTCCAAGGCATAAAAATGCGTTTTCTAGCACTGGTGGGAATGATCGTTTCTTTTGCAGGTTTAATCATTTTACTTCTTCCAAGTGCTACTCAGCCAGATTTCACTAGCGCGTCACTCATGGCGATATCTGGCATATGTTGGGGATGGTATACTCTGCACGGTAAAAGCAGCCAAACACCACTTATTTCAACTCAGCTCAATTTTATAGGGGCGTCAATTCCAATATTTCTTGTATTACCTTGGATTATTGATTGGAGTGGTACAACCCAAGAGGGTGTCGTTTATGCAGTACTGTCTGGAAGTGTTGCCTCAGGTGTTGGATACGCAATATGGTATCTGGCGGTTAAGGAGCTTTCAGGTCTTCAGGCCGGTGTAGTACAGCTTTCTGTGCCAGTAATTGCTGCTTTTGGAGGTCTTGTGTTTGTAGGAGAAGCGATAACGTTTTGGTTTGCAGTATCTTCTGTTTTAGTACTTGGGGGAATTGGGCTGACACTTTTTTCTCGAGACTAG
- the cutA gene encoding divalent-cation tolerance protein CutA: MSDSEFCIVLSTVNNDVVKRKVINGLLSERLSACIQVMPIESYYVWDDKVCQDDEQLLIIKTQSKLYKRIENTIKKLHNYDVPQIVQLPIESGLPDYLEWVKNNTLG, translated from the coding sequence ATGTCTGACTCTGAATTTTGTATTGTACTTAGCACCGTCAACAATGATGTGGTTAAGCGAAAGGTCATCAATGGCTTACTTTCCGAAAGATTATCCGCTTGTATCCAAGTGATGCCTATCGAGAGCTACTATGTATGGGACGACAAGGTGTGCCAAGATGACGAGCAACTGCTGATAATTAAAACTCAATCCAAACTGTATAAAAGAATCGAGAATACCATCAAGAAGCTGCACAATTATGATGTTCCGCAAATTGTACAGCTTCCAATCGAATCTGGTTTACCTGACTATTTAGAATGGGTGAAAAATAATACCCTTGGCTAA
- a CDS encoding DUF2238 domain-containing protein, with the protein MNSMRLILKNRLLTLLSINYIAILAFSMISPASWAVWTAEIIPVVLAFLLIVLTYQKFQFSNTAYLFMFVWLFMHTIGAKYTFAEVPFDWFNNLIGSERNHYDRVAHYSIGFWAYPIAEYLYRKGHASLVISSLFGLFAIMSVAAAYEIIEWWYADLAGGDEGIAFLGSQGDIWDAQRDMLCDTLGAVTALGVFLYKYKSLESSIAVNRV; encoded by the coding sequence ATGAACTCCATGCGCTTAATTCTAAAAAATCGATTACTCACTCTCTTGTCCATCAATTACATTGCTATTTTAGCCTTCTCTATGATTAGCCCAGCCTCTTGGGCTGTTTGGACAGCAGAAATTATTCCTGTGGTACTCGCATTTCTTCTTATTGTTTTGACCTACCAAAAATTCCAATTTAGTAACACGGCATACCTATTCATGTTTGTTTGGCTATTCATGCACACCATAGGGGCAAAATATACCTTTGCAGAAGTCCCGTTCGATTGGTTTAACAACCTAATTGGATCGGAGCGTAATCATTACGATCGCGTGGCACACTACTCTATCGGATTTTGGGCTTACCCAATTGCTGAGTACTTGTATAGAAAAGGTCACGCCTCTCTTGTCATCTCATCTTTATTTGGCTTGTTTGCAATAATGAGCGTGGCTGCGGCTTATGAGATTATTGAGTGGTGGTATGCCGATCTAGCGGGCGGGGATGAGGGGATTGCGTTTTTAGGCTCACAAGGTGACATATGGGATGCACAACGTGACATGCTGTGCGACACCTTAGGTGCAGTAACTGCTTTAGGGGTATTCTTATATAAATACAAGAGCCTCGAGAGCTCTATTGCGGTCAACAGAGTTTAG
- a CDS encoding peptide ABC transporter substrate-binding protein, whose translation MKLKKSVLALAGATALLSGQAFASNDKLTLGISQFPSTLHPVIDSMVAKTYTHGFTHRGTIGFDQQWKLTCFLCEEVPTFENGLAVVVDRPHAKEGESKQGVKMTVKFKKDLFWGDGTPITTKDVEFWYEVATSPDVQGNAGLSTYQHMEKLEIVDDHTVNVYVDRVSYKYNAYYIPDALPRHLEESIFQSNPKEYHLNTKYITEPTHSGLYNGPYTIQNIKQGQFVQLGLNEHWKGKQPHFGKVTIKTVSDTQALQANLLSGDVDFIPGEMGLTLDQALQFEKKFGNKYNVDIRPAALYEHLDVQLQNEHLQDVRVRQALLFGLDRELLTNKLFQGKQKVANSNVSPLDASFDPKAPTYEYNPEKAKALLKDAGYKLVNGVQMKNGKPLEIEFMTTSGNKTRELVQQFAQGQWKKVGIKAVINNQTARVYFGTTLNERKHKGLAMFAWGSSPEQLPRTTLHSEYIPTKENGWSGQNYAGYQSEEMDNLINQIDAELNFEKRMELWKKFQNLYATDLPALPLYYRSDSFIMPKWLKGVAPTGHQTYSSFWAENWTRAE comes from the coding sequence ATGAAGTTAAAGAAATCCGTATTGGCGCTAGCAGGTGCTACAGCATTGCTAAGCGGTCAAGCATTCGCATCTAACGACAAACTGACTTTGGGCATTTCACAATTCCCTTCTACTCTTCACCCTGTTATCGATAGCATGGTTGCAAAAACCTACACTCATGGCTTTACACACCGTGGCACTATCGGATTTGATCAGCAATGGAAGCTGACATGTTTTCTTTGTGAAGAGGTACCTACTTTTGAAAATGGCCTAGCAGTTGTTGTTGATCGTCCTCACGCAAAAGAGGGTGAAAGCAAGCAAGGCGTAAAGATGACCGTAAAATTCAAGAAGGATCTTTTCTGGGGTGATGGTACGCCAATCACAACAAAAGATGTTGAGTTTTGGTACGAAGTTGCAACTTCACCTGATGTTCAAGGAAATGCAGGTCTTTCAACATATCAGCACATGGAAAAGCTTGAGATTGTAGATGACCACACGGTAAACGTTTATGTAGACCGCGTTTCTTACAAATATAACGCTTACTACATTCCTGATGCGTTACCACGTCACCTAGAAGAATCTATCTTTCAGTCAAACCCGAAAGAATACCACTTAAATACAAAATACATTACAGAGCCAACACACTCAGGCTTGTACAATGGTCCCTACACAATCCAAAACATCAAACAAGGCCAATTCGTTCAGCTAGGTTTGAATGAGCACTGGAAAGGCAAACAGCCGCATTTCGGTAAGGTAACCATTAAAACCGTTTCAGATACACAAGCGCTTCAAGCAAACTTGCTATCTGGTGACGTAGACTTCATTCCAGGTGAAATGGGTCTGACTCTTGACCAAGCGCTTCAATTTGAGAAGAAGTTTGGTAACAAGTACAACGTAGATATTCGCCCAGCAGCGCTTTATGAGCACCTAGACGTGCAGCTTCAAAATGAACACCTGCAAGATGTGCGAGTACGCCAAGCATTACTATTTGGACTGGATCGCGAATTGCTAACAAACAAGCTTTTCCAAGGTAAGCAAAAAGTTGCGAATTCAAATGTTAGTCCATTAGACGCATCGTTTGATCCAAAAGCTCCAACGTACGAATACAACCCTGAAAAAGCAAAAGCACTTCTTAAAGATGCTGGCTATAAGTTGGTAAATGGCGTTCAAATGAAGAACGGCAAGCCATTAGAAATCGAATTTATGACGACCTCTGGCAACAAGACGCGTGAACTTGTCCAGCAGTTTGCTCAAGGGCAATGGAAAAAGGTTGGCATTAAAGCGGTCATCAATAACCAAACCGCTCGCGTTTACTTTGGCACAACGCTAAACGAACGTAAGCACAAAGGTTTGGCGATGTTCGCATGGGGTTCTTCACCTGAGCAGCTTCCAAGAACGACACTTCATTCCGAGTACATTCCAACGAAAGAAAATGGTTGGTCTGGACAAAACTATGCGGGTTACCAAAGTGAAGAAATGGACAACCTAATTAACCAAATCGATGCTGAGTTAAACTTCGAAAAACGTATGGAGCTATGGAAGAAATTCCAAAACCTATACGCGACAGATTTACCAGCATTGCCTCTGTACTACCGTTCAGACAGCTTCATCATGCCTAAATGGCTAAAAGGTGTGGCTCCAACTGGTCATCAAACGTATTCAAGCTTCTGGGCTGAAAACTGGACTCGTGCAGAATAA
- a CDS encoding ABC transporter ATP-binding protein encodes MSEVILDVRNMSVALGPHLAVKDVNYQIKAGEILGIVGESGCGKSLTSLSVMGLLDKKLKLSGEILFEGENLVGMPEKRYQQIRGEGIGMIFQEPMTALNPVVTVGEQVAEMFIIHEGASKPEAMNRAIEMLKQVHIPYPEKRAKAFPHELSGGMRQRVMIAMALACKPRVLIADEPTTALDVTVQAQVLDLLEELRETTGTAIQFISHSLGVVSQISDRVMVMYAGQVVELADVNEIFDNPQHPYTQALLDTIPRVGVNVDRLPAIPGSVPPLDQRGDNYTFRDRCPELFDHYVDVAKQRQLSKGGVS; translated from the coding sequence ATGAGTGAAGTAATACTAGACGTTCGCAATATGAGTGTGGCCTTAGGGCCGCACTTAGCTGTAAAGGATGTCAACTACCAAATCAAAGCTGGTGAAATTCTAGGTATTGTTGGAGAGTCGGGCTGTGGCAAGTCTCTTACATCTCTATCTGTTATGGGTTTACTGGATAAAAAATTAAAGCTGTCTGGCGAAATTCTATTCGAAGGTGAAAACCTCGTTGGAATGCCAGAAAAGCGTTACCAACAAATCCGTGGTGAAGGTATTGGAATGATATTCCAAGAACCAATGACCGCACTAAACCCAGTTGTTACTGTGGGTGAGCAAGTCGCGGAAATGTTCATCATTCATGAAGGCGCTTCAAAACCAGAAGCGATGAACCGAGCAATTGAAATGCTCAAGCAAGTTCATATTCCTTATCCAGAAAAGAGAGCCAAAGCATTTCCGCATGAGCTATCAGGCGGAATGCGCCAACGCGTAATGATTGCAATGGCGCTAGCATGTAAGCCTCGAGTTCTGATTGCAGATGAACCAACAACGGCTTTGGATGTTACGGTTCAAGCTCAAGTACTCGATTTGCTAGAAGAGTTACGTGAAACCACAGGAACGGCGATTCAGTTTATTAGCCATTCTCTTGGTGTTGTTTCTCAAATTTCGGACCGTGTAATGGTTATGTATGCTGGTCAAGTTGTTGAACTAGCAGATGTAAACGAAATTTTTGATAATCCTCAGCATCCGTATACTCAAGCACTACTGGACACTATTCCACGTGTTGGTGTTAATGTTGATCGATTGCCCGCGATTCCAGGAAGCGTACCTCCGTTGGATCAGCGTGGTGATAACTATACGTTCCGCGACCGCTGTCCAGAACTCTTCGACCATTACGTTGATGTTGCGAAACAGCGTCAACTTAGCAAAGGAGGCGTATCCTAA
- a CDS encoding ATP-binding cassette domain-containing protein — translation MALLEVKNLQKRYVLDAGSMFGGEPQYLHVTKNISLNLEPGKTLAVVGESGSGKSTLGRMVSMLEVPDSGDIYLSGQEISRLSARAQRPLRQRIGLVFQDPYSALNPRMPILASLIEPMKVNGIGNKETQRARALEVLEWVGMREDVLTKYPHEFSGGQRQRIAIARALMLKPELIIADEPLSALDVSVQSQILNLFKDLQEEHGIAFFFISHDMAVVYHLAHEIVVMKAGEIVEQATKEEFFASPKHPYSQELLNAVPDIGNARRRNQSERKSA, via the coding sequence ATGGCTCTTTTGGAAGTTAAAAATCTTCAAAAACGATATGTACTTGATGCGGGATCGATGTTTGGTGGTGAACCACAATATCTTCACGTGACAAAGAACATTTCTCTGAACCTTGAACCGGGTAAAACGCTGGCTGTCGTTGGCGAATCTGGTTCCGGTAAATCGACCTTGGGTCGAATGGTCAGCATGTTGGAAGTGCCGGATTCCGGCGATATTTACCTATCAGGGCAAGAGATTTCGCGTCTTAGTGCGAGAGCTCAACGTCCACTACGCCAACGTATTGGATTGGTATTCCAAGACCCGTATTCTGCACTAAACCCACGTATGCCTATTCTTGCATCACTGATCGAACCCATGAAGGTGAACGGAATTGGCAACAAAGAAACTCAGCGCGCCCGTGCTTTGGAAGTGCTTGAGTGGGTAGGGATGCGTGAAGACGTTCTGACTAAGTATCCTCATGAATTTTCTGGTGGGCAAAGACAGCGTATTGCTATTGCACGTGCACTGATGCTTAAACCGGAACTCATCATTGCAGATGAGCCTCTGTCTGCACTGGATGTATCTGTTCAGTCTCAAATCCTTAATTTGTTTAAAGATCTTCAAGAAGAACACGGCATTGCCTTTTTCTTCATTAGCCATGACATGGCGGTGGTTTACCACCTTGCACACGAAATTGTCGTTATGAAAGCTGGCGAAATTGTGGAGCAAGCAACAAAAGAAGAATTTTTTGCAAGTCCAAAACACCCTTACAGCCAGGAACTGCTGAACGCAGTACCGGACATTGGAAACGCTCGTCGTCGAAATCAATCGGAAAGGAAATCGGCGTAA
- a CDS encoding ABC transporter permease, with protein MTSFFISRILQMLLVLLLASFAAYNLMGLMPGDPIDLLAQSDPNITSEDIARLKAEQGLDKPVYVRYFVWLGDALQGDLGYSRMFSQPAIDVLWDAMKNTLVLVGSGTLLSIFIALPIGIICAVKQNKATDYIISGLTYVFLSTPAAWLALMLIMIFSVVFPIFPAGGTGEADGVEGLDKLEYMILPILSLTLLSIASISRFMRSSMLEVFRQDFVRTAKAKGASSTRVLFKHCIKNGMLPMITVLAMDVAALMSGAVLTETIFSWPGIGKLTVDSINGSDYNVAMLCFMVATTAILVMNFIADILYSKVDPRIDLTKGGNK; from the coding sequence ATGACTAGCTTTTTTATTTCACGGATACTGCAAATGCTATTGGTGCTTTTATTGGCCTCATTTGCAGCTTATAACCTCATGGGACTAATGCCAGGCGATCCTATTGATCTATTGGCACAAAGTGACCCAAATATTACATCTGAAGACATTGCTCGCCTGAAGGCTGAACAAGGGTTGGACAAACCTGTTTATGTTCGTTACTTCGTGTGGCTGGGTGATGCACTGCAGGGTGATTTAGGTTACTCACGCATGTTCTCCCAACCAGCCATCGATGTTCTATGGGATGCGATGAAAAATACTTTGGTATTGGTGGGAAGTGGTACTTTACTCTCGATTTTTATTGCACTACCTATAGGTATCATTTGTGCGGTGAAGCAAAACAAAGCAACGGACTACATTATTAGTGGTCTCACGTATGTTTTCCTTTCAACGCCAGCAGCGTGGTTAGCGCTTATGCTCATCATGATTTTCTCGGTCGTATTCCCAATCTTCCCAGCAGGAGGAACCGGCGAAGCCGACGGAGTGGAAGGGCTTGATAAGTTAGAGTACATGATCTTACCTATCTTGAGCTTAACGCTGCTAAGTATTGCCTCTATTTCTCGTTTCATGCGATCCAGCATGCTTGAAGTATTTAGACAAGACTTCGTTAGAACAGCAAAAGCAAAAGGTGCGTCTTCGACTCGAGTTTTGTTTAAGCACTGTATTAAGAACGGCATGCTTCCAATGATCACTGTTTTAGCTATGGACGTAGCAGCACTTATGAGTGGCGCTGTTCTTACTGAAACAATCTTTAGCTGGCCTGGAATTGGAAAGCTGACCGTTGATTCAATTAACGGCAGTGATTACAACGTTGCAATGCTGTGTTTCATGGTTGCTACCACGGCAATCCTCGTCATGAACTTCATTGCGGATATTCTTTATTCTAAAGTTGACCCACGTATCGACCTGACAAAAGGGGGTAATAAATGA
- a CDS encoding ABC transporter permease, which produces MSYVAKRSQNPWVQVAQRLYRHKLAMVSMFFLAALTIVCFSANPIAGWLGVDPYADDLFSRFEAPDEDNILGTDELGRDIFTRLLLGGQVSLTFAFMAAIATSVIGTILGVVAGYHGGKVDAFIMRAADFIISLPGIMLLILIQSVDMTKLGFSEELVRSDSFSIYRLVVVLSLLGWPFAARLVRSNTLSVKHREYVQAAIGYGASSWFVMTRHIVPNVIAPVITATTLGIGGAILTESALSFLGFGINPPTPSWGNMLQNAREAMWSYPMAAVYPGIMVLFTVITINFLGDGLQEAIDPKS; this is translated from the coding sequence ATGAGTTACGTTGCTAAACGCAGTCAAAACCCTTGGGTACAGGTGGCGCAACGCTTGTACCGTCACAAGCTAGCGATGGTTTCCATGTTTTTCTTAGCGGCTCTAACCATTGTTTGTTTCAGTGCAAACCCGATTGCAGGTTGGTTAGGTGTAGATCCGTACGCTGATGATCTATTCAGCCGTTTTGAAGCGCCTGATGAAGATAATATTCTTGGAACGGATGAGCTGGGTCGTGATATTTTCACACGACTGCTTCTCGGCGGTCAGGTTTCTCTCACCTTCGCCTTTATGGCAGCCATTGCGACCTCTGTAATTGGTACTATATTAGGTGTTGTTGCTGGTTACCACGGTGGAAAAGTTGATGCATTCATTATGCGTGCAGCCGATTTTATCATCAGCCTTCCAGGCATTATGCTGCTGATTCTTATCCAAAGTGTTGATATGACCAAGCTGGGCTTTTCAGAAGAACTTGTCCGTTCAGACAGTTTCAGTATCTACCGACTGGTTGTTGTACTTTCCTTACTTGGGTGGCCGTTTGCGGCTCGTCTTGTGCGTTCGAATACGCTTTCTGTTAAGCATAGAGAATATGTGCAAGCTGCAATAGGTTACGGCGCGAGTAGCTGGTTTGTTATGACACGCCACATTGTGCCAAACGTAATTGCACCGGTAATCACTGCAACGACATTGGGTATTGGTGGTGCAATTTTGACAGAGAGTGCGCTTAGTTTTCTAGGTTTTGGTATTAACCCGCCAACTCCGTCATGGGGTAACATGCTTCAGAATGCTCGTGAAGCAATGTGGAGCTATCCAATGGCAGCGGTATACCCAGGCATCATGGTTTTGTTCACAGTTATTACAATTAACTTTCTGGGTGATGGCTTACAAGAAGCGATTGATCCTAAATCGTAA
- a CDS encoding isopenicillin N synthase family dioxygenase, with translation MKLETVDYRSPDAAEQFVKSLRETGFGVLSNHPIQKELVESIYDNWYKFFLTDEKAQYQFNVDTQDGYFPPSVSEVAKGHTVKDIKEYFHVYPWGQIPPSLKEQILDYYQQANAFAQELLGWVEAHAPVDVQEKFSIPLSEMINGSEQTLLRVLHYPPMTGSEEPGAIRAAAHEDINLLTVLPAANEPGLQVQGKDEEWLDVPCDFGNLIINIGDMLQEASGGYFPSTTHRVINPTGEQQTHSRISLPLFLHPKPEVVLSDRHTAGSYLTERLRELGVI, from the coding sequence ATGAAATTAGAAACTGTAGATTATCGTTCTCCAGATGCAGCCGAGCAATTTGTTAAATCCCTACGTGAAACAGGTTTTGGCGTGCTGAGCAACCATCCAATTCAAAAAGAACTTGTAGAGTCGATTTACGACAACTGGTACAAGTTTTTTCTGACAGATGAAAAAGCGCAATATCAATTTAATGTTGATACGCAAGATGGCTATTTTCCACCAAGCGTGTCAGAAGTTGCGAAAGGACACACCGTAAAAGACATCAAAGAATATTTTCATGTCTACCCGTGGGGGCAAATCCCGCCTTCGCTAAAAGAGCAAATTTTAGACTATTACCAGCAAGCCAATGCTTTTGCACAAGAGTTATTAGGCTGGGTTGAAGCGCATGCCCCAGTTGATGTTCAAGAGAAATTCTCTATTCCATTGTCCGAGATGATCAACGGTAGCGAGCAAACTTTACTGCGCGTGCTTCACTACCCACCGATGACTGGTAGCGAAGAGCCGGGAGCGATACGCGCTGCCGCGCATGAAGACATCAACCTGCTCACCGTTTTACCTGCAGCAAACGAGCCGGGGCTGCAAGTCCAAGGTAAGGATGAAGAGTGGCTAGATGTGCCTTGTGATTTTGGTAATTTGATCATTAACATTGGTGACATGCTTCAAGAAGCATCAGGTGGTTATTTTCCGTCGACAACGCATCGAGTGATCAACCCAACAGGTGAGCAACAAACCCATTCGCGTATTTCATTGCCACTTTTCTTACACCCGAAGCCAGAGGTTGTTTTGTCGGATAGACACACAGCTGGAAGCTATCTAACAGAACGTTTACGCGAACTTGGTGTAATCTAA
- a CDS encoding GNAT family N-acetyltransferase encodes MLVKPNNAYLDAFVAFYDDILVNDPLSCDFYGENIEDFNRYIKNLLDEEQGVNLKDGYVPCSHRWYLNKKGNIVGTIRIRHSLDTEFHRNELGHIGFDIAPSFRGYGYATDMLAKAIDVASQLSISELLLTTSEENIASQQVIQKNGGQYHSKVYSSVFNEVIERYWITTNLK; translated from the coding sequence ATGCTAGTAAAGCCGAATAATGCCTACCTAGATGCCTTTGTTGCATTTTACGATGATATTTTAGTTAACGACCCATTAAGCTGCGATTTTTACGGTGAAAACATTGAGGATTTTAATCGGTACATTAAAAACCTGTTAGATGAAGAACAAGGCGTTAATTTAAAAGATGGGTACGTTCCCTGTTCACATCGATGGTACTTGAATAAAAAAGGAAACATTGTAGGAACAATAAGAATTCGACACAGTTTAGACACTGAATTTCATAGAAACGAGCTAGGACACATTGGCTTTGACATCGCGCCATCTTTTCGTGGCTATGGCTATGCTACCGATATGCTGGCAAAGGCAATTGACGTTGCCTCACAACTCTCAATCTCGGAGCTGTTACTGACAACAAGTGAAGAAAATATCGCTTCGCAGCAAGTAATCCAGAAGAATGGCGGGCAATATCACTCTAAAGTGTATTCTTCTGTGTTTAATGAAGTGATTGAAAGGTATTGGATTACTACGAACCTTAAGTAA
- a CDS encoding DNA-J related domain-containing protein: MSNNDLIHSHDPHMENPLVWPIMEVLKKKHEGWKVHTLASHLSELGIIPFLDSSPEKDLFKRNFLMMNALYQLQETLYPDAWVQVQAMDIQLKNDTQTREYEIDVEDPLRDYYTDWSNYEAENGEVKRLLNEFWTRYRNFVGSHSGDMTRQKALRLFELDDTSTQTEIRKQWRRMALKWHPDREGGNTEKFRTLCEAWHLLRD; this comes from the coding sequence ATGTCGAACAACGATTTAATTCATAGCCATGACCCACACATGGAAAACCCATTAGTGTGGCCGATTATGGAAGTGTTGAAAAAGAAACACGAAGGCTGGAAAGTCCATACTTTAGCTTCTCATTTATCTGAGTTGGGTATTATTCCTTTCTTGGACTCTTCACCAGAAAAAGACTTATTTAAGCGTAACTTCTTAATGATGAACGCATTATATCAATTGCAAGAGACGCTATACCCAGACGCTTGGGTGCAAGTTCAAGCAATGGACATTCAACTGAAAAATGACACGCAAACTCGCGAATATGAAATTGACGTTGAAGATCCACTCCGTGATTACTACACAGACTGGAGTAATTACGAGGCAGAAAATGGTGAAGTAAAAAGGCTACTTAACGAATTTTGGACTCGATATCGAAATTTTGTCGGTTCTCACAGCGGAGATATGACTCGCCAAAAAGCACTTAGATTGTTTGAATTGGACGATACCTCTACGCAAACGGAAATACGCAAGCAATGGCGCAGAATGGCACTAAAATGGCACCCTGATAGAGAAGGGGGCAATACAGAAAAATTTCGAACATTGTGTGAAGCTTGGCACTTGTTACGAGATTAA
- a CDS encoding DUF4174 domain-containing protein: protein MLRLFILLVTVISSASLHAYPAHQSHWTHRSILYFAPSEDEYVKQFLLETLTNECALKIRDIVTLVMTQDGFTKPRWLQREFDVAKLAKLYQVDKQSHTAILIGKDGEEKYRWGKVTDWAFINQLIDSMPMRKQEIKEKSNPCSI, encoded by the coding sequence ATGCTGCGTTTATTCATTCTACTAGTAACTGTTATCAGTAGCGCTAGTCTCCATGCATACCCTGCCCATCAAAGCCATTGGACACACCGAAGTATCTTATATTTCGCCCCTTCCGAAGATGAATACGTAAAACAGTTTTTGCTTGAAACGCTAACAAATGAATGTGCACTAAAGATACGTGACATTGTCACTCTCGTAATGACTCAAGACGGTTTTACTAAACCAAGATGGCTTCAGCGTGAATTCGATGTTGCGAAATTGGCCAAGTTGTACCAAGTAGACAAGCAGTCACACACAGCGATACTGATTGGTAAGGATGGTGAAGAAAAATATCGATGGGGAAAAGTCACAGATTGGGCTTTTATCAATCAGCTGATCGATTCCATGCCGATGAGAAAGCAGGAAATAAAGGAAAAAAGTAATCCCTGCAGTATTTGA
- a CDS encoding LabA-like NYN domain-containing protein codes for MDTVVEKENQKEKIAILVDVQNVYYTTREKFRKNFDYNEFWWRATNGRQVVCANAYAISSQQEKQRQFHHILRGIGFNVVLKPFIQRADGSTKADWDVGIAIDAIEIAPEVDTIVLLSGDGDFDILAKRICEKYKKRVEVYGVRALTAQSLIDSATQYFPIEDDMLL; via the coding sequence ATGGATACCGTCGTGGAAAAAGAAAATCAAAAAGAGAAAATTGCCATTTTGGTTGATGTACAAAACGTGTACTACACCACCAGAGAGAAATTTAGAAAAAACTTTGATTACAATGAATTTTGGTGGAGAGCGACAAATGGACGTCAAGTTGTTTGCGCCAATGCCTATGCCATCTCAAGCCAACAAGAAAAGCAGCGACAGTTTCATCATATCTTAAGAGGGATAGGGTTTAATGTTGTCCTAAAGCCCTTTATTCAGAGAGCAGACGGCAGTACAAAAGCCGATTGGGACGTAGGCATTGCCATCGATGCGATAGAAATTGCACCGGAGGTGGATACGATTGTATTGCTTTCGGGAGATGGGGACTTTGACATACTTGCAAAACGTATTTGCGAAAAATACAAAAAGCGAGTGGAGGTCTATGGAGTTAGAGCACTGACCGCTCAATCGCTTATAGACAGCGCCACTCAATACTTTCCAATAGAAGATGACATGCTTCTTTAA
- a CDS encoding DUF2986 domain-containing protein has protein sequence MNRKKKINQILKNKQKKKNSKLHKSNKPKYISKADRAKLEAEEQVQTDSATIVQEESNG, from the coding sequence ATGAACCGGAAAAAGAAGATAAATCAGATTCTGAAAAATAAACAGAAAAAGAAAAACTCAAAACTGCACAAGAGCAATAAACCGAAATACATTTCTAAAGCCGATCGCGCCAAGCTTGAAGCTGAAGAACAGGTACAAACAGATTCGGCGACCATCGTGCAAGAAGAATCTAACGGTTAA